In Archangium violaceum, the following are encoded in one genomic region:
- a CDS encoding type 4a pilus biogenesis protein PilO, translating to MDKYLDRIVKAPPAVKFGGLAAAVVLMTAANFFFVIQPLEENMERLRAEQRRLDLDLAEKSEIAQNLNERRREMDVLEQRLAEALTELPENKDVEELLSQLNDIGKKSGLAIARVEPGPETVGGGDFFARIPIKMQVSGNYHEIAMFLQEVANMRRIVNVNNIKLDGAKLKNEKVVLQSSFLATTFRFVNTKSAPSKDSKKK from the coding sequence ATGGACAAGTACCTGGATAGGATCGTCAAGGCTCCTCCCGCGGTGAAGTTCGGCGGGCTGGCGGCCGCGGTGGTGTTGATGACCGCCGCCAACTTCTTCTTCGTCATCCAGCCGCTCGAGGAGAACATGGAGCGGTTGCGCGCCGAGCAGCGCCGGTTGGATCTGGACCTCGCCGAGAAGAGCGAGATCGCCCAGAACCTCAACGAGCGTCGGCGCGAGATGGACGTGCTGGAGCAGCGGCTGGCCGAGGCCCTCACCGAGCTGCCCGAGAACAAGGACGTCGAGGAGCTGCTCTCTCAGCTCAACGACATCGGCAAGAAGTCGGGGCTGGCCATCGCCCGCGTGGAGCCGGGCCCCGAGACGGTGGGCGGCGGTGACTTCTTCGCGCGCATCCCCATCAAGATGCAGGTGAGCGGCAACTACCATGAGATCGCCATGTTCCTGCAGGAAGTGGCGAACATGCGGCGCATCGTGAACGTGAACAACATCAAGCTCGATGGCGCCAAGTTGAAGAACGAGAAGGTGGTCCTCCAGAGTTCCTTCCTGGCCACCACCTTCCGGTTCGTCAATACGAAGAGCGCGCCGTCGAAGGATTCCAAGAAGAAGTAG